The nucleotide sequence ACACGGCGCGGACCTACCCCGATGGCGCCGTCGCCGGAAACCTCGTCGGCTTCACCGGCGACTCGGGCGCGCAGGCCGGTCTCGAGCTCAAGGAGAACTCGTGCCTCGCCGGCACGGACGGCTCGGAGACCTACGAGCGCTCCGCCGACGGCACCGCCCTACCGGGCACGACGACCGTGACGAAGAAGGCGGTCTCGGGTGGCACGGTCGAGACGACCATCGACGCCGACCTGCAGTATCAGGTGCAGCAGGTGCTCGACGAGCAGGTGAAGGCTCTCGGCGCCCAGTCGGGCACGGCCATCGTCGAGCGCGTGTCGGACGGCCACCTGCTCGCGGTGGCGGACTCGCCGAGCGTCGACCCCAACAATGTGAACGGCACGGCGTCGGGAAACCTCTACTCGAAGGCGTTCACGGACCTCTACGAGCCGGGCTCCACGATGAAGGTGCTGTCGGCGGCGTCGCTGATCGACCAGGGCAAGGCGTCGCCCTCGACCGAGGTGACCGTGCCCGACGAGCGGACCTTCCCCTGGGGCGGCCGCATCGGCGACGCCGAGACGCACCCGGTCGAGAAGCTCACGCTGACGGGGATCCTGGCGAACTCGTCGAACGTCGGCATCTCGCTGATCGGTACGCGCCTGTCGAAGCAGGAGCGCTACGACTACCTCGAGAAGTTCGGCCTCGGGCAGGTCTCGGGCGTCGACTTCCCGGGCGAGCCGACCGCGCCGCTCAAGCCGGTGTCGCAGTGGGACGAGCAGACGAACTACAACGAGCTGTTCGGGCAGGGCATCTCGGCGACCGCGATCCAGATGGCCGACGCCTACCAGGCCATCGCGAACGGCGGCGTCCGGATCCCGGCGACACTCGTGACCGGATGCCGCAGCGCCGACGGGACCGTGACGAAGACGGCGGCGCAGACGCCGGTCAGGGTGGTCTCGTCGTCGACGTCGAAGCAGATGCTCGAGATGATGGAGACGACGATGCAGTCCGGCACGCTGAGCGGGACGGCGCCGATCTCGGGCTACTCGATCGCGACCAAGACCGGCACCGCGCAGATCGCCGACGCCCCGAACGGCGGCTACGGGCAGGACTACGTCACCTCGGTCGCCGCCATCGCGCCGGCCGCCGACCCGCAGTACGTCGTCTTCATCACGTTCACGAAGCCGACCGTCAACAAGACCTCGGCGGGCGTCGGCCCGGCGTTCCGCGAGATCACGAGCGACGTGCTCCAGGACTACCGGGTCACGCCGAACGACCAGGAGTCGAACCTGCCGACGATCTGGTGACCGGCGCGTGACACCCGACTCCCAGCGAGCATCGGCTGACTGGCGAGAAACGTCCAGATTTCCTACGGCCCGCTCATAGCCGATCTCAGGAGCCTCGGAATCGGACATGAGACGCGCATGTCCCGGCCGACACAGCAACGGCCGCGCCCCTGAACGAAGAAGTCCCATGCCCGGCACCACAGCTCTGCCCTCGTGGCTGATGTCCCTCCCGATCACCTCCTTCCGAGTCCTCGCCGTCGTCGACGTCGTGGCCGCGATCCTCGCGATCGTTCTCCTGCTGCCGATGCGGAGGCGTCGATGGTGGCTCTGGGTATCGGTGGCCGCCCTCGTCGGCGCCGTCGCGGGCGGCGTGACGATCTGGTGGGTCGGCGACGTCCAGGACGTCTTCGACGTGTCGCCGACGTGGGTCGACCGGATCTGGACCGGCGTCGTGTTCGCCGGGGTCCTCGTGGCCCTGGTCAACATCGCCCTGGCCGGATGGCTCCGCAAGGCCGTCGCGGTGCTGGCGATCGTCGCGATCGTGCTCGCCGGCGGTCTGGCGATCAACCGCGACGTGGGGGAGTTCCTCACGCCCAGCCAGCTGCTCGGCACGAACGGGTATCGGCGGATCCTGCTGCCGAAGGAGAAGCGGCTGGACCCGGCGGCCGAGGCCGCGGCCGACGCCTTCGACCCGACGCTCTACGAGACCTGGCGCGCGCCGTCGACGATGCCCGACAAGGGCCGTGTCGGCGAGGTGAGCATCCCCGGCACGGTGTCGCACTTCCACGCCCGTGACGCGATGGTCTACCTGCCGCCCGCGGCCCTGGTGAAGCACGCGCCCTCCCTGCCGGTCGTGATCCTGATGTCGGGGCAGCCGGCCAGCCCGAGCTCGGTGATCGACGCCGGCCACATCCCGGCGACCCTGAACGCGTTCGCCCGCAAGAACCACGGGCTGGCTCCGATCGTCGTGGTGCCCGACCAGCTCGGAGCGAGCGAGGACAACCCGATGTGCGTGAACGGCGCGCTCGGCAACAGCGCCACCTACCTGCTCGACGACGTGCCGACCTGGATTCGCGACCATCTGCACGTCGAGACCGGGCGCCTCGCCTGGACGGTCGGCGGCTTCTCGCAGGGCGCGACGTGCTCGATCCAGTTCGCGACCGCGCACCCTCAGATGTTCGGGCAGTTCATCGACATCTCGGGGCAGCAGTACCCGACCCTCGACAACGACCAGCAGGCCATCGTGGAGGGCTTCGGCGGCAGCACGCAGGCGTTCGACGACGCCAAGCCCGCCACGATCATGGCCCGGCACGGCCGCTACCAAGACCTCGACGCGCTCTTCGGGTACGGCCAGTTCGACGAGAAGTACGGCGCCAACTCGAAGGTGATGTCGGCTCTCGCCGAGCACTACGGCATCCGCGTGACCCGCTACGTCTCGCTCGGCAGCGCCCACGACTGGACCACCGCGACGAACGGGTTCGCCGAGGGCATCGGGCTGTTCTTTCCGCGGATGGGGCTCTCGGCGACGAGGCAGTCGCTGTGAGCGCGGCCTCGGGCGGCCCCGACCGCGCGCCTGCCTCTGGC is from Frondihabitans australicus and encodes:
- a CDS encoding peptidoglycan D,D-transpeptidase FtsI family protein, which encodes MRPLNRRTGLVAGIMLALILALAVRLVDLQVVDARTLDAESNSQISVTQPIYADRGDIDSADGTVLASTVLRYDVTAAPAEASTFSRADGKKSEKVTVEQAMISLAKITGTPAKTLLSRITANPKSQYALLASSVDVSAYDSITALKIPYVYLERHTARTYPDGAVAGNLVGFTGDSGAQAGLELKENSCLAGTDGSETYERSADGTALPGTTTVTKKAVSGGTVETTIDADLQYQVQQVLDEQVKALGAQSGTAIVERVSDGHLLAVADSPSVDPNNVNGTASGNLYSKAFTDLYEPGSTMKVLSAASLIDQGKASPSTEVTVPDERTFPWGGRIGDAETHPVEKLTLTGILANSSNVGISLIGTRLSKQERYDYLEKFGLGQVSGVDFPGEPTAPLKPVSQWDEQTNYNELFGQGISATAIQMADAYQAIANGGVRIPATLVTGCRSADGTVTKTAAQTPVRVVSSSTSKQMLEMMETTMQSGTLSGTAPISGYSIATKTGTAQIADAPNGGYGQDYVTSVAAIAPAADPQYVVFITFTKPTVNKTSAGVGPAFREITSDVLQDYRVTPNDQESNLPTIW
- a CDS encoding alpha/beta hydrolase; its protein translation is MPGTTALPSWLMSLPITSFRVLAVVDVVAAILAIVLLLPMRRRRWWLWVSVAALVGAVAGGVTIWWVGDVQDVFDVSPTWVDRIWTGVVFAGVLVALVNIALAGWLRKAVAVLAIVAIVLAGGLAINRDVGEFLTPSQLLGTNGYRRILLPKEKRLDPAAEAAADAFDPTLYETWRAPSTMPDKGRVGEVSIPGTVSHFHARDAMVYLPPAALVKHAPSLPVVILMSGQPASPSSVIDAGHIPATLNAFARKNHGLAPIVVVPDQLGASEDNPMCVNGALGNSATYLLDDVPTWIRDHLHVETGRLAWTVGGFSQGATCSIQFATAHPQMFGQFIDISGQQYPTLDNDQQAIVEGFGGSTQAFDDAKPATIMARHGRYQDLDALFGYGQFDEKYGANSKVMSALAEHYGIRVTRYVSLGSAHDWTTATNGFAEGIGLFFPRMGLSATRQSL